GGCCATCTCGACGGTCAACTCGCCGTTATAGACGCCCCTGATCCCGTTCGTGCCGAAAAGCCTCCTATCCAAGAGTTTTCCCCGCCTAATTCCTCTCCCAGGTTACGACTTATAAACCGATCGGATCGCCCTTAAAGCCTTAATCTCCTTCCCCCCGAAGGGTTAGGTCGTCCCTCCACGTTAGTGGGGTTAGGAGCTACTGTGGTCAAGGATCCTCCAGAGCTGCGATGAGAAGACCCCCGATATTATTAGGGTGCATCCCGCAATCCCCTGAGGAGATATGACTTCGCCGAGGATCAGCCATCCTCCAAACGCGGCGAACACGGACTCCAGGCTTAGGATGATCGCTGTATGGGTTGGGGGAGCGTGGCGTTGAGCTATTATCTGCAGGGTGTAGGCTACCCCCACCGAGAGCAATCCCCCGTAAAGGATGGGGATGGCGGCCTGATGGAGGCTCCGCGGCGAGAACACCTCCGTGGCGGCGGCTACAGTTAAGCTTAGGATGGAGCATGTGAGGTACTGGAGGAAGGCTAGCCTCGCAGGCCTCATCAACGGTGAGAGCCTCCCGATTATTAGTACGTGTCCAGCCCAGAAGAACGCGCCCATAAGCTCTAGGAGGTCGCCTAGGACCAGTGTGAGCTCCCCCGTGGCGCTTAGGAGGTAGCTACCTAGAGCGGCGAGGGAGACCCCGATCCATGATCCGAGGCCTACGCGCCTACCCCATAAGAGCCCTAGGATGGGCACGAAGATCACGTAGAGGCTTGTGATGAAGCCGGCCCTACCTGCCGTGGTGTAAACGAGCCCTACCTGCTGGAGCGAAGCACCCGCGAAGAGGATCACCCCCGCTAGACAAGCGTTAAATAAATCCTTATTAGAGCTGGGATCGGGGCCGCGGCCCCACCCCTCCCCAGATCCTGGTGGAGGCCCCCTCTCCAAGAGGAGGAGGGGCAGCATGAACAAGCCTCCCAGGGCGAAGCGGACGCCGTTAAACGTGAACGGTCCTAGAAAGTTCATGCTCATCCGCTGCGCTACGAAGGCGAAGCCCCAGATCATGGAGGTGGCGAACAGAAGCGAATCAGACTTGAAAACCTGAACGTTCAACGGCACACCCCACACCACCTATTCAAGCGACTCCCCGAAGCCTCCCCGGGTTGTATCCGGCCCACCCATGAACTAGAGTTATCTCGTTCAACCATCATCCCACCTGAACGGATCCTTACAACGATTATAATGGGCTGATCCACCTCTCCGATCGGGCTCTTATCGGAGGGGTTGCTGGATATCGGCGGCTAAGGGAATAATCCGAGCTTCAAATGGGCCTCCGCTAATCTCTCGACTGCTATGATGTAGGCTGCCGTCCTCATGCTTTCGTTCCTCTCCCTGGCTAGCCGGTATACGGCGTGGAAGGCCTCCCTCATCCTGTCCTCTAATCGTTTATTCACGGCTTCTAGGGGCCATCTCTCCCGGTTCAGGTTCTGCACCCATTCGAAGTAGCTTACGGTTACCCCTCCGGCGTTGGCTAGTATATCAGGTACCACGAGGATCCCATTCTCGTTGAGGATCTTGTCGGCCTCGGGAGTCGTCGGCCCGTTGGCTCCCTCGATGACCAGCCTCGCTTTAACGTCTCCAGCGTTGCGGCTTGTAATGACGTTCTCCAAGGCTGCAGGTACGAGTATGTCGCATTCCAGGCTGAAGAGCTCCTCGTTGGTTAGTGGATGCGCATCCGGGAACCCTGCGACGGAGCCCGTCGTCCTCTCGTGGATTTTAAGCTTCGACGTGTCAAGTCCATCCGGGTTGTAGACTCCTCCTCCAGCATCGGTGACGGCGATGATCCTAGCACCCATGGCCTCCAGGTTTTCAGCGGCATAGTATCCCACCTTGCCGTATCCCTGCAGGGCGACCGTAGCCCCCCTCAACCTTAACCCCATCTTCTCGGCAGCTTCCCTGGCGCATATCGCCACTCCCCTCCCGGTGGCGGCCTCCCTACCATAGGATCCACCCAGCTCCACGGGTTTCCCAGTGACCACCTCCGGTACGCTATAGCCCTTCAAACTGCTGTATGTATCCATGATCCAAGCCATGGTCTGGGCGTCCGTTCCCACGTCGGGCGCGGGGACATCCACGAACGGCCCTATGTCGTCGCGTATCATCGAGGTATAACGCCTAGTTAAACGCTCCACCTCCCCGATGCTGAGCTTCCGGGGATCGCAGACGACACCCCCCTTAGCACCCCCATAGGGCAGGTCCACGACGGCGGTCTTAAAGGTCATCCAGGCCGCCAAAGCCTTAACCTCATCCAGGTCCACCCGGGGATGATACCGGATACCCCCCTTATAGGGGCCGCGCCAACGGCAATGGTGAACCCGGTAACCCGTGAAGACCTCCACGTGTCCATCATCCATCCGGACAGGTATGGAGACCTCTATCACCCTCCTAGGCTTCTTAAGCTGGGCTATAACGCTGGGATCCACCTTCAC
The sequence above is a segment of the Candidatus Bathyarchaeota archaeon genome. Coding sequences within it:
- a CDS encoding DMT family transporter, whose product is MNVQVFKSDSLLFATSMIWGFAFVAQRMSMNFLGPFTFNGVRFALGGLFMLPLLLLERGPPPGSGEGWGRGPDPSSNKDLFNACLAGVILFAGASLQQVGLVYTTAGRAGFITSLYVIFVPILGLLWGRRVGLGSWIGVSLAALGSYLLSATGELTLVLGDLLELMGAFFWAGHVLIIGRLSPLMRPARLAFLQYLTCSILSLTVAAATEVFSPRSLHQAAIPILYGGLLSVGVAYTLQIIAQRHAPPTHTAIILSLESVFAAFGGWLILGEVISPQGIAGCTLIISGVFSSQLWRILDHSSS
- a CDS encoding Glu/Leu/Phe/Val dehydrogenase, with the protein product MAENPLRAVEEQLDFIGELVKVDPSVIAQLKKPRRVIEVSIPVRMDDGHVEVFTGYRVHHCRWRGPYKGGIRYHPRVDLDEVKALAAWMTFKTAVVDLPYGGAKGGVVCDPRKLSIGEVERLTRRYTSMIRDDIGPFVDVPAPDVGTDAQTMAWIMDTYSSLKGYSVPEVVTGKPVELGGSYGREAATGRGVAICAREAAEKMGLRLRGATVALQGYGKVGYYAAENLEAMGARIIAVTDAGGGVYNPDGLDTSKLKIHERTTGSVAGFPDAHPLTNEELFSLECDILVPAALENVITSRNAGDVKARLVIEGANGPTTPEADKILNENGILVVPDILANAGGVTVSYFEWVQNLNRERWPLEAVNKRLEDRMREAFHAVYRLARERNESMRTAAYIIAVERLAEAHLKLGLFP